Proteins from a single region of Candidatus Aminicenantes bacterium:
- a CDS encoding ABC transporter ATP-binding protein, protein QFYRPQKGEILIDGRPATEYESNSLRRHIGYVPQSPTLLSGTIAENLRYGDPEANAEQIEKAAQAAGIHDFIASLPQGYQALVGERGVNFSEGQKQRLAIARALVKNPDIVVLDEPTSALDSRTEASIFASLPEILRGKTLFIIAHRLSTIRQADRILCFDDKGLVGAGGHAELEINCQYYQAMLRSQNVQN, encoded by the coding sequence TGCAGTTCTACCGGCCGCAAAAGGGCGAGATACTCATCGACGGCCGGCCGGCGACCGAGTACGAATCGAATTCACTGCGCCGGCATATCGGTTATGTGCCTCAGTCGCCAACGTTGCTTTCGGGGACCATCGCGGAAAACCTGCGCTACGGCGACCCCGAGGCGAACGCCGAGCAGATAGAAAAAGCGGCGCAGGCCGCCGGCATCCATGATTTTATCGCTTCTCTGCCGCAAGGCTACCAGGCCCTGGTCGGGGAGCGCGGCGTCAATTTCTCCGAGGGCCAGAAGCAGCGCCTGGCCATTGCCCGGGCTCTGGTGAAAAATCCCGATATCGTGGTCCTGGACGAACCGACCTCGGCCCTCGATTCCCGGACCGAAGCCTCGATCTTCGCCTCTTTACCCGAAATATTGCGCGGCAAAACGCTGTTCATCATCGCCCACCGCCTGAGCACCATCCGCCAGGCCGACCGTATTCTTTGTTTCGACGACAAGGGCCTTGTCGGGGCTGGTGGCCATGCCGAACTAGAAATAAATTGCCAATACTACCAGGCCATGCTGCGCAGCCAGAATGTTCAGAACTGA